One segment of Gemmatimonadota bacterium DNA contains the following:
- a CDS encoding sigma-70 family RNA polymerase sigma factor: MSQVPIEELFAQFHQPLVRMLYRRTGDQDRAEDLAAEVFARALASPPDNPRPWLFAVALNLVRDDGRRAVRQGRRLQLLKGESATSASPADEDYERTQKTRAVQAALAEMRDLDREVLLLKAEGFDYDEIAAATGLAKGAIGTTICRARKRLVELVRAQEKDRHVAS; the protein is encoded by the coding sequence ATGAGCCAGGTACCGATCGAAGAGCTGTTCGCCCAGTTCCACCAGCCGCTCGTGCGGATGCTGTATCGCCGCACGGGCGACCAGGACCGGGCCGAGGACCTCGCGGCGGAGGTGTTCGCCCGCGCCCTCGCCTCCCCACCGGACAATCCGCGCCCCTGGCTGTTCGCGGTGGCGCTCAACCTGGTGCGGGACGATGGGCGCCGGGCGGTGCGCCAGGGACGGCGGCTGCAGCTGCTCAAGGGGGAGAGCGCGACCAGCGCCAGCCCCGCGGACGAGGACTACGAACGGACCCAGAAGACCCGGGCCGTCCAGGCCGCCCTGGCCGAGATGCGGGACCTCGATCGCGAGGTGCTGCTGCTCAAGGCCGAGGGCTTTGACTACGACGAGATCGCGGCCGCCACCGGCCTCGCCAAGGGCGCGATCGGCACCACGATCTGCCGCGCCCGCAAGCGGCTGGTGGAACTGGTCCGCGCGCAGGAGAAGGATCGCCATGTCGCATCTTGA
- a CDS encoding zf-HC2 domain-containing protein, whose product MSHLDEGQLTCLLDDELTADERRAAEAHLGACAECRRLYEEIRAFSGEADALVTAVELPRQPAAPPARSAQPTTAGTSRTPLPWRSLAWAATVILAIGLGYSMRTRPTGMAQSDIGTDKGVAEREIAPPATAPVPPESGPPAVGFTLPRPADAPPPAAPAQARSEEAATPAATPAPTALRRDNRLTELASDATAPVAGATGNLDRTPAVSTKQAPAEARSIAAPVVAFHQVAMEEAVRTLGGTIRLLDGLKPQRVLTGPGTLVPGASADLPVVRVVYDDPPGRELWLDQQRLRVAEGVRTGLTASAAPLLVGDTVAAPAAQGMQSVRWMDQAGFRLALTGFLPTDSLRALLRRVE is encoded by the coding sequence ATGTCGCATCTTGATGAAGGCCAGCTGACCTGCCTGCTCGACGACGAGCTCACGGCCGACGAGCGCCGCGCCGCCGAGGCGCACCTCGGCGCGTGCGCGGAGTGCCGGCGGCTGTACGAGGAGATCCGGGCCTTCTCCGGCGAGGCCGATGCGCTGGTCACCGCCGTCGAGCTGCCCCGGCAGCCGGCCGCCCCGCCGGCGCGCTCCGCTCAGCCCACCACGGCCGGGACCTCCCGGACGCCGCTGCCGTGGCGATCACTCGCCTGGGCCGCGACGGTGATCCTGGCCATCGGGCTGGGCTACTCGATGCGGACCCGGCCGACGGGCATGGCCCAGAGCGACATCGGAACGGACAAGGGCGTGGCGGAGCGGGAGATCGCCCCGCCGGCCACCGCCCCGGTGCCTCCGGAGTCCGGCCCGCCGGCCGTGGGATTCACCCTGCCGCGGCCGGCCGACGCCCCCCCGCCGGCGGCGCCGGCGCAGGCGCGCTCGGAAGAGGCGGCTACTCCGGCGGCGACGCCGGCCCCGACCGCCCTGCGTCGCGACAACCGGCTCACGGAACTGGCGTCCGACGCAACGGCCCCCGTGGCAGGGGCCACCGGGAACCTGGACCGAACACCGGCCGTATCGACCAAGCAGGCCCCCGCCGAGGCCCGGTCCATCGCCGCACCTGTTGTGGCGTTCCATCAGGTGGCCATGGAGGAGGCCGTGAGAACCCTCGGTGGGACAATCCGTCTTCTGGATGGCCTCAAGCCCCAGCGGGTGCTCACCGGGCCGGGAACCCTGGTCCCCGGCGCCAGCGCCGACTTGCCGGTGGTTCGGGTGGTCTACGACGATCCCCCAGGCCGGGAGCTCTGGCTGGACCAACAGCGACTCCGGGTGGCCGAGGGGGTCCGGACGGGACTGACGGCAAGCGCGGCCCCCCTGCTGGTGGGGGACACCGTGGCAGCGCCCGCGGCCCAAGGCATGCAGAGTGTCCGGTGGATGGACCAAGCTGGTTTCAGACTTGCACTTACGGGATTTCTCCCGACCGACTCCCTGCGGGCACTCCTCCGGAGGGTCGAGTAG